Part of the Salinigranum rubrum genome is shown below.
ATGGCCCCGCGTACGCCCCTCCTCCACCCCGGTAGATTCTTCGCTGAACGACGTCGCCACTTCGGTCGGATCATCCTCGTATTCGCCCTCGTGGTGTTCGCCGGACTCGCAGCGGTGTACGGCGTCGGCTACCTCCTCGTCACCCATATCGATGGGACGGTGATGGTGGACAACCCCGAGCGGCCGCCCGAAATGTTCTGTGATAGCGAGATGGACTCGATGCCGTTCAACGAGAGCGACTGTGACGCGCCTCAACAGGTCGAACGGGATATCGACTCGATCATCTGGGACGCCATCGGCGAACTCGCCGGACCGATGCTCGGCGGGATGCTGATACTCGTTATTGGCCTCACCGCGGTGATACACGCGGGGTCGTGGCTCGCAGAAGGGACGAACGGTGTGGCGGCATCGTTCGCGGTGACCGTGTGGGGACTGGCTCCGATGCTGTTCGTGATTCCAGTCTCGATGGTAGCCATGTCGGTCGTTCTCGAGCCGGTGACGCTCTCAGCCGCACAGACTCCCTCCAGCGCGTTCGCCGGTCTGGAACAGCAGCTCAGAGCGAATGAGTGGATCGGGACCGTCTCGACAGCCGTGAGCAGTCTCTGGAGTGCGGCCATCTGGCGATACGGTCTCGAACACGAACGAGAAGTGAGTGGCGCTGCCGCGACGGCCATCGCAGGTGCGGTGGCGATACTGGTCGTCATCGGCGGCATGCTATGAGAGAGAGCGGACCGAAGACACGCGCGTCTCCCGTCCAGCTAGACCCAGGCCAGGCATCGCCTCCGCGAACCGAATCGCCGCGAGCCCGACCAGAAACGCCTGAAACGTTCCGACACAGGTGGTCGCAATCGCTGTTCCGATTGGGAGCGGAAGCCCACCTGCACCAAGTCCGTCGGCCAGGACGGGCCCACTGCCCAGCACGTCGAGAACGACGATGACTCCCGAACAGCGTTCAGAGACGAGTCTGTAGTGGAGGAAGCGCAGTCGCACATTTCTGGGGATGGCTTTTCAATGATTTTAGTAGATGGAGCGGGATGCAGCGATATGGACACAGGACAGTTAAGGAGCCGGGGCTTCCAGCCTCACCGATGGTAAACGTCGCGCTCTCGCTGGCGCAGGTCATCGTTGCACTGGCTCTCGTGGTACTCAACGGGTTCTTTGTCGCTGCAGAATTCGCCTTCGTACGGATACGGGGGACATCGGTCGAACAGCTCGCTGAGGAGGGGCGCCCGGGCGCGGGGACGCTCCAAGAAGTGATGGTGAATCTCGACGACTATCTCGCGACGACACAGCTCGGCATCACCATCGCCTCGCTCGGGTTGGGGTGGGTCGGCGAACCAGCCGTGGCGTCGCTTATCGAGCCCGTGCTGACACCGATTCTCCCCGTGGACCTCATCCATCTGGTCGCCTTCGCGATCGGCTTTAGTCTCATCACGTTCCTCCACGTCGTCTTTGGAGAACTCGCGCCGAAGACGCTCGCAATCGCCCAGACTGAGCGACTCTCCCTGTTCCTCGCCCCGCCGATGAAGATGTTCTATTACCTCCTCTATCCGGGAATCGTCGTCTTCAACGGGGCCGCCAACGCGTTCACGCGAGCGCTCGGCGTGCCACCCGCTTCCGAAACGGACGAGACGCTCGGCGAGCGGGAGCTCCTTCGGGTACTGACGCGATCCGGCGAGGAAGGAGACATCGACGTTGCGGAAGTGACGATGGTCAAGCGGGTCTTCGATCTCGACGATACCGTGGTGAGGGGAGTCATGGTTCCACGACCGGACGTAGTGAGCGTTCCGGCTGATGCCTCGCTCTCCGACCTCCAATCAATCATCCTCGAGGCGGGTCATACACGCTATCCAGTTCTTGATGCCGACGACAGCAACCAAGTGGTCGGCTTCGTTGATATCAAGGACGTGCTGCGAGCGGAGGTGGAGGGCGGGGACGCCGAGTTAGTCGGCGACATCGCCCGCGAGATCGTCATCGCCCCCGAGACGATGGAACTGAGCGATCTCCTGAGACAGTTCAGGGAAGATCAACAGCAGATGGCCGCAGTTATCGACGAATGGGGGGCGTTCGAGGGGATTGTAACGGTTGAAGACGTGGTCGAGGCGCTCGTCGGAGACCTCCGAGACGAGTTCGATGTGGACGAGCGTGAACCCTCTATTCGCCAGCGTGACGACGGCGGGTACGACATCGACGGCGGCGTCCCGCTG
Proteins encoded:
- a CDS encoding YIP1 family protein, with the protein product MAPRTPLLHPGRFFAERRRHFGRIILVFALVVFAGLAAVYGVGYLLVTHIDGTVMVDNPERPPEMFCDSEMDSMPFNESDCDAPQQVERDIDSIIWDAIGELAGPMLGGMLILVIGLTAVIHAGSWLAEGTNGVAASFAVTVWGLAPMLFVIPVSMVAMSVVLEPVTLSAAQTPSSAFAGLEQQLRANEWIGTVSTAVSSLWSAAIWRYGLEHEREVSGAAATAIAGAVAILVVIGGML
- a CDS encoding hemolysin family protein translates to MVNVALSLAQVIVALALVVLNGFFVAAEFAFVRIRGTSVEQLAEEGRPGAGTLQEVMVNLDDYLATTQLGITIASLGLGWVGEPAVASLIEPVLTPILPVDLIHLVAFAIGFSLITFLHVVFGELAPKTLAIAQTERLSLFLAPPMKMFYYLLYPGIVVFNGAANAFTRALGVPPASETDETLGERELLRVLTRSGEEGDIDVAEVTMVKRVFDLDDTVVRGVMVPRPDVVSVPADASLSDLQSIILEAGHTRYPVLDADDSNQVVGFVDIKDVLRAEVEGGDAELVGDIAREIVIAPETMELSDLLRQFREDQQQMAAVIDEWGAFEGIVTVEDVVEALVGDLRDEFDVDEREPSIRQRDDGGYDIDGGVPLSKINDTLEGDFASEEVETIGGLVLEQLNRAPERGDRVEIAGHVIEVTSVEGTRISTVWVHEREVDDSVVD